One genomic segment of Candidatus Neomarinimicrobiota bacterium includes these proteins:
- a CDS encoding bifunctional riboflavin kinase/FAD synthetase, producing MTIGTFDGFHLGHQEVISRLVERARDAQVKSILLTFAPHPREIVQNPSREPVRFINSLEERIQNLAITGIDYIVIQPFNQYMANLEGEVFLERYILKRIRLKGFIIGESHTFGKNRKCTAWRLKALGEEKYGFDVEIISRVSDGDFIINSTNIRRLIATGKMESAKKYMNKPFHMKGRVISGEKRGRTLSFPTLNILPSSPKKIIPKEGVYCVKVHIQRKTFRGMCNIGYRPTFEGNHLTIEVHVIDQKLNNLYGRTLDMEFFHYIREEMKFNSADELKKQLEKDKNYCKKLKLED from the coding sequence ATGACGATTGGGACTTTTGACGGATTTCATCTGGGGCATCAGGAAGTGATATCCCGTCTTGTGGAAAGGGCCCGTGACGCACAGGTGAAAAGCATCCTCTTAACCTTTGCCCCTCATCCCAGAGAGATTGTTCAGAACCCGTCACGTGAACCGGTCCGCTTTATTAACAGCCTGGAAGAACGAATTCAAAATCTTGCGATTACAGGAATCGATTATATTGTGATACAGCCTTTCAATCAGTATATGGCCAATCTGGAAGGCGAAGTTTTTCTGGAACGTTATATTTTGAAACGCATTCGCCTTAAAGGCTTTATAATTGGAGAAAGTCACACATTCGGAAAAAACCGGAAATGCACGGCATGGCGCCTGAAAGCGCTGGGAGAAGAGAAATACGGTTTTGATGTGGAAATTATTTCCCGTGTAAGTGACGGTGATTTTATTATAAATTCAACTAATATCCGACGTCTGATTGCCACCGGAAAAATGGAGTCGGCTAAAAAATACATGAATAAACCCTTTCACATGAAAGGACGTGTTATTTCGGGTGAAAAAAGGGGGAGAACACTCAGTTTTCCTACCTTGAATATTCTTCCTTCATCACCAAAAAAGATCATTCCGAAAGAAGGTGTCTACTGTGTGAAAGTCCATATTCAGAGAAAAACCTTCAGAGGGATGTGCAATATCGGTTACAGGCCTACCTTTGAAGGGAATCATCTCACTATCGAAGTCCATGTGATCGACCAGAAACTGAATAATCTTTATGGCCGTACACTGGATATGGAGTTTTTTCATTACATCCGTGAAGAAATGAAGTTTAACAGCGCAGATGAATTGAAAAAACAGTTGGAAAAAGATAAAAATTATTGTAAAAAATTAAAGTTGGAGGACTGA
- the rpsO gene encoding 30S ribosomal protein S15, with protein sequence MSTLSSEKKKEIIQEFGKNEQDTGSPEVQIAMLTKRIRDLTEHVKIHKKDHHNRRGLQKLVGQRRGLLNYLMKNDFNRYRDIIKKLGLRK encoded by the coding sequence ATGTCAACGTTATCATCGGAAAAAAAGAAAGAAATCATTCAGGAATTTGGAAAAAATGAGCAGGACACCGGAAGTCCTGAAGTCCAGATTGCCATGCTAACAAAACGCATTCGGGATCTGACGGAACATGTCAAAATTCATAAGAAGGATCATCACAATCGGCGCGGTCTTCAGAAGCTTGTGGGACAGCGGCGCGGTTTGTTGAACTATCTTATGAAGAATGACTTCAACCGTTACAGAGACATTATTAAGAAGTTAGGTTTGCGTAAATAA
- the truB gene encoding tRNA pseudouridine(55) synthase TruB, translated as MTVPIHKPAGWTSFDVVKKLRKVTGFKKVGHGGTLDPFASGLLIVGFGTHTKKLNTFLKADKVYEVLIRTGVESDTMDKTGTVRRIQHSADLNEDILRQAIQSFTGPQKQVPPMYSAKKVDGVPLYIRARKGEVVERKPLPIEIYAIDLLDFTEDTFRIRVSCSSGTYIRVLAYDLGKALGTGALAEELIRLRIGDITLEQSLTIEDFIEQWKLLAA; from the coding sequence ATGACGGTCCCGATCCATAAACCTGCCGGATGGACATCTTTTGATGTGGTAAAAAAATTGAGAAAAGTAACAGGCTTTAAAAAAGTCGGACATGGTGGCACACTGGACCCCTTTGCATCAGGACTTTTGATTGTGGGCTTCGGGACACACACAAAAAAATTAAATACCTTTTTAAAGGCGGATAAGGTCTACGAAGTACTGATCCGGACAGGAGTGGAATCGGATACCATGGACAAAACCGGGACAGTTCGCCGGATTCAGCATTCTGCAGATTTAAATGAAGACATTTTGCGACAAGCCATCCAATCCTTTACAGGACCACAAAAGCAGGTTCCGCCGATGTATTCTGCAAAAAAAGTGGATGGGGTGCCCTTATACATAAGAGCCAGAAAAGGGGAAGTTGTTGAAAGAAAACCTCTTCCCATAGAAATATATGCAATAGACCTTCTGGATTTTACGGAGGATACATTCCGGATCCGGGTTTCCTGTTCCAGTGGGACATATATTCGGGTCTTGGCATATGATCTGGGTAAGGCCCTTGGAACTGGTGCTCTGGCTGAAGAGCTGATACGGCTTAGAATTGGTGACATAACTCTGGAACAGAGTCTGACAATTGAGGATTTTATCGAACAGTGGAAATTATTAGCAGCTTAG
- the rbfA gene encoding 30S ribosome-binding factor RbfA: MQQNKRQRQVASEIKHKLGEYFIREGKSLTRDSLVSVSRVEMSPDLQYASIYVSIYPETAEGESVFREIRENTKQIRMFLARNIRLRLVPELKIFKDDSMEYADRINKILRDLGE, encoded by the coding sequence ATGCAACAAAATAAACGACAACGGCAGGTTGCTTCCGAAATAAAGCACAAACTGGGTGAATATTTTATCCGTGAGGGCAAATCACTGACACGGGACTCTCTGGTATCTGTTTCGCGGGTTGAGATGTCTCCGGATTTGCAATATGCCAGTATTTATGTCAGCATCTATCCCGAAACTGCTGAGGGAGAGAGTGTTTTTAGGGAGATTCGGGAAAATACCAAGCAAATTCGCATGTTTTTAGCCCGGAATATCCGTCTCAGACTGGTACCGGAATTGAAAATATTTAAAGATGACTCCATGGAATATGCCGACAGAATTAATAAAATATTGCGAGATCTGGGAGAATAA